The nucleotide window ACCACTGCGGCGGGCACGAGGCGGAACAGAGAGGCGTCCGAGGAATAGGCGGCACGGTCAGTGTCATCGATGCTGAAATCGCGGATGCCTGCTGCACGGAACTCGGCTGCCAGAGTGGAGGGAAGCGTCATCGTGGACCCGTCTGCGTCGACGGTCGCCCGATTCGCACCGGTGAGATGGGCCATAGTCGTCATGTCCGCATTGTGCCACTTGGGTTGCCGAAACAGCGAGACATTCCACCCCTGGTCGGGATCCGCACAGTCATCGTTCAGAGCGGTTGAACGTTATCGATTCGTTATCACTCAAGCTCAGAACGGCTCCCGATCGAACCCTGAGTTCCTTTATCCGGGAATTCTTGGTGTATTGACATATTCGTGGTATCTAATGGGACTACACCAATTCGTGGCAACGGGCCACTACATGAATGCAAGGGAAGAAACCATGTCTCGTCGAGCTCGTGAATTGACAGTCGATCAGGCCGCATTAGTCGGAGCGGTCCGAAAGGTTGCGCGGCAGCGATCGAAAATCAACACCGACTACGTGATGGCGATCCTGCGCGCACGCGAAGAGGGTGCGACTTTCGGTGCGATCGCCGAGGCGGCCGGCACTTCGTCTCAGGCCGTGCAGGAGATCGTGCGCAGGCACGGTCCCGTCAAGCGCAGCGAACCGAAGGCGGAGGTCGCGGACCCCGTCTGATCCCCGAATCCTAGGGGCGGAGAAGTGATTCTCAGTCCCAGGGACGTTGATTCTTCCCGCGCCGACACAAGGGCGGTGGCCCATCGAAGTGATGGGTCACCGCCCTTGTGCATTCCATGAGTGAATCGTGTCCGCTGCATGCTCGATTTTCCTCACTCGATCGGCATCTGGAAATATGCTCGATCCGACAATGCGGCAGATAGGTGCAGAAATAGGCGAAACGGTTACCTTCTACACCGAAAAGCCTTGTTTCGAATCCGTCGGCTACATGAAGAGAAGAGTCTCGATTCGAAGCGTTCATCAGGGTGCCCGCCAAAGACTTTCGGGACTCGGATTCCTGTCATGAGAGATGGTTCGCAGCCGCCTCACTGCGGCTTAGATACAAGAACGACACACTCGGCGCAGTATTGCAGTCTTGTTACAGGAAAGTCGGCTGGTGCTGTCGGTGTGGACGGGCACGGGTGGGCATGGACGTCCGGGCGAGAGGGCGAAACTCTTGTCTAGAGTGGCGGTATGAACTCCGAGCCCGAATCGCTGCCCGCTGAGATCGTTGACCTGCCCCTCATCCGCATCGCCGCCGACCTCTCTGCCATGGCCTGGGAGCAGATGCTCGCGTGGAGGCCGCTGCTGGGGTCGAGTCTGGATGCGCGCGTGGTCGATACGAAGACCTCGCCGAACGACCTGGTGACCCGGGCCGATGCGCAGATCGAAGCGCTGGTCCGCGGGTACCTCTTGAAGGTGAGGCCGCAGGACCTCATGGTCGGGGAGGAAGGAGCGGCGGCGCTCGACCCGGTCGAGTTCTTCTCAGCAGAGCTTCTCGGACGGCTTCATGCCTACGATGCCGAGGCGGGGTCACTCATCGACCTCAGTGACGACGGCCCGGTGCTTGAATGGCATGTCGACCCCATCGACGGAACCGTGAACTATGTCCGCAACATCGAACACCACGCCTTCTCCGTCGGCGTCTGCGAACAGGCGACCGCCGAACCCGGGGCGACCGCCGAGCCCGGGGCGGTTCCCGAGCCCGGACTCGGGCAGGGTCGCTGGCGCATCGGCCTCGTCGCCTCACCCGGACTCGACGCCACATGGCTGGCGGCCGAGGGGCGCGGCGCGTACCGCGTCGAGGGCTGCCTGACCGATCATGATGACGCCGCCTCGGCGACGATCCCTGCGCGCAGACTGCGCGGCACCCCGTCCGGACTGTCCGGGCGGTTGCTCGCAACTGGGTTCGCCTACACCGGCGACAACCGAGGACCGCAGCTCGCCAAGCTCGAGAACCTCATGAGCGGCTACGACGACCTGAGGCGCTGCGGTTCGGCCGCCATCGACCTGTGCATGGTCGCCGAGGGGCGCGTCAACGGCTACGCCGAGCGAGGCCTGGGCATCTACGACTACGCGGGCGGAGCGGTCATCGTAGAAGAGGCCGGACTCAAGGTCAGCCGCGGAGGGGCGGGCGGCCCGACCGCTGCGGCTGACACCCAGGCCGAGGTCGACCGCCTCGTCGCGGCCATCTGAGTCAGCCCCCGTGCAAGCTTGGGCCAGCTCACCAGCAGCCATCTGAACCAGCCCACGAGGGGTCTCAACCACATCACTGCAGATGTGATGCAGTTAACATCACACTTTTCTGCCGTTATTCGGAAAGCATAGGCTAAGCTTACTTTCAGTGTGCGCACACGGTTTTCTCATCCGTTCATTCCTGGAAGTAGGACCCTATGGTTTCGACTCGCCTTCAACTGAGCGCCCTGGCAGGCGTCGTCGCTCTGACCCTGGCTGGCTGCGGCTCCGCTGAATCCGATTCGGCGCAGGCCGAGGACTCCGGTGCCGCCATCGAGGTCGAAGACAACAACGGCAAGCAGTCCGTCGTCTCGCCTCCGCAGTCCGTCGTCGCCACCGACAATCGCACCTTCGAAACCCTTGCCGATTGGGACATCGAGCTCAGCGCCGGAGCCGTGTCTCTGATGAGCGAGGACCTCGACTATACGAAGGACGACTCGATCCTCGACCTCGGCAGCCACCGTGAGCCCGACCTCGAGAAGGTCGTCGAGGCCAAGCCGGACCTCATCGTCAACGGCCAGCGATTCGCCCAGTTCCATGACGATCTGGCCAAGCTCGCCCCCGACGCGACCGTGCTCGAACTCGATCCCCGCGACGGCGAGGATTTCGACGCCGAACTGCGCCGCCAGACCACCGTGCTCGGCGAGGTCTTCGGCAAGCAGGGTGAGGCGAAGAAGCTCATCGAGGACTTCGACGCCTCCATCGAACGCGCCAAGGCCGCCTACGACGGCGATGACAAGGCCATGGGTCTGATCACCTCGGCCGGCGACATCGGCTACGCCGCACCATCGGTCGGCCGCACGGTCGGACCCGTCTTCGACATCCTCGGCCTCACCCCGGCCCTCGAGGTCGAAGAGGGCAGCGAAGACCACCAGGGTGACGACATCTCCGTCGAAGCCATCGCGAAGTCGAACCCGGAACTCATGGTCGTCCTCGACCGCGACGCCTCCTTCGCCCCCGAAGAGCGGGAGAAGGGCTCGGCTCCGGCCGCCGAGGTGCTCGAAGACTCCGAGGCGCTGGAGGACGTCCCCGCGATCAAGGACGACAAGATCGTCTACTTCCCCGAGGACACCTACCTCAACGAAGGCATCCAGACGTACACCGAGTTCTTCAACGACTTCGCAGACAAGCTCGAAGAACAGAAGTGATGACCCTCGCCGAGGCGGCCCGACGTCGGAGATCCGGAGCACAGGTGGCTGCGTCATCGGCTCCGGCCCGACCGGGGGCAGCGAATCCTGCCCGACCGGGGACGGAGGAATCGTCCCAGCCGGGGACGGCGAATCCGTCCCCGCGTGGGGCCGCCTCGGCGAAGGGACGACTCTTCGGATGGCCGCTGCTGCTGGGCATCCTCGGGGTCGCAGGCCTCCTCGCCCTCTCCCTGTTCACCGGCGTCTACGACGTCTTCGGCGGTGACGGCGGGGCGCAGATGTTCCAGATCACGCGGATCCCGCGCACCATCGCCCTCGTCCTCGCCGGAGCTGCGATGGCGATGTGCGGGCTCGTCATGCAGCTGCTCACGCAGAACCGCTTCGTCGAACCGACGACGACGGGCACCACCGAATGGGCGGGCCTCGGGCTCATGCTCACCGTCATCATCTACCCCGATGCCTCGATCGCGGCACGCATGGTCGGGGCGATCATCGCCGCTTTCATCGGCACGCTCGTGTTCTTCGTCTTCCTCCGCCGCGTCTCGCTGAAGTCCTCGCTCATCGTTCCCATCGTCGGAATCATGCTCGGTGCCGTCGTCGGCGCCGTATCGACATTCATCGCCGTGCGGACCGACATGCTCCAATCGCTGGGCATCTGGTTCGCGGGCAGCTTCACCTCGATCCTGCGCGGCCAGTACGAGACTCTGTGGATCGTCGCGG belongs to Brevibacterium spongiae and includes:
- a CDS encoding ABC transporter permease, translated to MTLAEAARRRRSGAQVAASSAPARPGAANPARPGTEESSQPGTANPSPRGAASAKGRLFGWPLLLGILGVAGLLALSLFTGVYDVFGGDGGAQMFQITRIPRTIALVLAGAAMAMCGLVMQLLTQNRFVEPTTTGTTEWAGLGLMLTVIIYPDASIAARMVGAIIAAFIGTLVFFVFLRRVSLKSSLIVPIVGIMLGAVVGAVSTFIAVRTDMLQSLGIWFAGSFTSILRGQYETLWIVAAVVVAIFILADRFTVAGLGKEIATNVGLNYNQIVLLGTVFVAVATGVVTVVVGNLPFLGLIVPNIVSLIRGDDLRSNLPWVCLLGIAIVTVCDLIGRLIVMPFEVPVSLILGVVGAAVFVALLLRQRKVG
- a CDS encoding siderophore ABC transporter substrate-binding protein; its protein translation is MVSTRLQLSALAGVVALTLAGCGSAESDSAQAEDSGAAIEVEDNNGKQSVVSPPQSVVATDNRTFETLADWDIELSAGAVSLMSEDLDYTKDDSILDLGSHREPDLEKVVEAKPDLIVNGQRFAQFHDDLAKLAPDATVLELDPRDGEDFDAELRRQTTVLGEVFGKQGEAKKLIEDFDASIERAKAAYDGDDKAMGLITSAGDIGYAAPSVGRTVGPVFDILGLTPALEVEEGSEDHQGDDISVEAIAKSNPELMVVLDRDASFAPEEREKGSAPAAEVLEDSEALEDVPAIKDDKIVYFPEDTYLNEGIQTYTEFFNDFADKLEEQK
- a CDS encoding inositol monophosphatase family protein, which translates into the protein MNSEPESLPAEIVDLPLIRIAADLSAMAWEQMLAWRPLLGSSLDARVVDTKTSPNDLVTRADAQIEALVRGYLLKVRPQDLMVGEEGAAALDPVEFFSAELLGRLHAYDAEAGSLIDLSDDGPVLEWHVDPIDGTVNYVRNIEHHAFSVGVCEQATAEPGATAEPGAVPEPGLGQGRWRIGLVASPGLDATWLAAEGRGAYRVEGCLTDHDDAASATIPARRLRGTPSGLSGRLLATGFAYTGDNRGPQLAKLENLMSGYDDLRRCGSAAIDLCMVAEGRVNGYAERGLGIYDYAGGAVIVEEAGLKVSRGGAGGPTAAADTQAEVDRLVAAI